The following are encoded together in the Proteiniphilum saccharofermentans genome:
- the creD gene encoding cell envelope integrity protein CreD, whose protein sequence is MDSSNPMTPLPSEGNGNKRSFIERYSASIKLVIIGFLTLLLLIPLGMIRGLINERKLTKSSAVQDITSKWSGEQIVAGPCIAIPYTQERIVNDKREIVNRDILLFPETLDIQANAAVEKRKRGIYDASVYKSEITLEGTFDMSEIEKAGIKEEDIKFDKARVIMGITDLRGIREVVSLQLNGETFLMEPGIPVENLFTGPNPDMNIYIPDTEKSVAAPNVFSGIFAAGLNARTDSSVITAMRDGNTSFSVTLYLNGSMGLYVVPVGKVTTATFQSDWATPSFGGDFLPVNHDITDEGFSAAWKVLDLNRSYGQAVGGDDSAAINLMASSLFGVKFIQSVDQYHQNLRSVKYGVLIILLTFVVVLFIELIKKNPVNPFHYLLVGLALVLFYALLLSMSEIWGFNLAYAVAALMTIVMITLHMAAILGNRKQGVLVGSLLAFLYVFVFLLIRMESYSLLVGSLGLFAILAVIMYYARKIRI, encoded by the coding sequence ATGGATTCTTCAAATCCAATGACACCGTTACCGTCGGAAGGGAACGGAAATAAAAGGAGTTTTATTGAACGCTACTCTGCAAGTATTAAGCTGGTGATAATTGGATTCTTAACTCTTCTGTTGTTGATTCCGTTAGGAATGATCCGCGGGCTTATCAATGAGCGAAAATTAACGAAATCCAGTGCAGTTCAGGATATTACTTCAAAATGGAGTGGTGAGCAGATCGTGGCCGGACCGTGTATCGCTATTCCGTATACTCAGGAGCGGATTGTGAACGATAAGCGTGAAATAGTTAACAGGGATATCCTTTTGTTTCCTGAAACGCTGGATATACAAGCTAATGCGGCAGTGGAAAAACGCAAGCGCGGCATTTATGATGCGTCGGTCTATAAATCCGAGATCACTTTGGAGGGTACTTTTGATATGAGTGAGATTGAGAAGGCCGGTATTAAAGAAGAAGATATAAAGTTTGATAAAGCCCGTGTTATCATGGGAATAACCGATCTGAGAGGCATTCGTGAGGTAGTCTCATTACAACTTAACGGGGAGACCTTCCTTATGGAACCCGGAATTCCGGTGGAAAATTTATTTACCGGCCCGAATCCGGACATGAATATATATATTCCCGACACAGAAAAATCGGTGGCAGCACCGAATGTTTTTTCCGGGATCTTTGCAGCGGGGCTGAATGCCCGTACCGATTCGTCGGTCATAACTGCAATGAGGGATGGAAATACATCCTTTTCCGTAACGTTGTATCTGAACGGATCGATGGGGTTGTACGTTGTGCCGGTGGGAAAAGTGACGACGGCAACTTTTCAATCGGATTGGGCAACACCGAGTTTCGGCGGCGATTTCCTGCCCGTGAACCACGATATCACGGATGAAGGTTTTTCGGCCGCCTGGAAAGTGTTGGATCTTAATCGCAGTTACGGACAGGCAGTAGGGGGCGATGACAGTGCAGCGATCAATCTGATGGCTTCGTCGCTCTTTGGGGTGAAATTCATTCAATCGGTCGATCAGTACCATCAGAATTTACGAAGTGTGAAATATGGTGTACTGATTATTTTGCTTACGTTTGTGGTAGTGCTTTTTATTGAATTGATTAAGAAAAATCCGGTCAATCCGTTCCACTATTTACTTGTCGGATTGGCATTGGTGCTCTTTTACGCTCTGCTCCTCTCCATGTCCGAAATATGGGGATTTAATCTTGCGTACGCTGTGGCAGCACTCATGACCATTGTGATGATCACGCTCCATATGGCGGCTATCCTTGGAAATCGGAAACAGGGGGTATTGGTGGGATCACTGTTGGCTTTTCTGTATGTCTTTGTCTTCCTGTTGATCCGGATGGAAAGCTACTCCCTGTTAGTCGGTAGTTTGGGGTTGTTTGCTATTCTGGCAGTGATCATGTATTATGCGAGGAAGATAAGGATATGA
- a CDS encoding YbbR-like domain-containing protein, whose protein sequence is MMEVKAIIKKWLPGIKAFFSTVQWKNVLAFLFFLVLAFIFWLMLFFQKENVEGTYRIPLKYTNIPDDVVFDNPLPSFLEVSVADNGAQIFRLDMRKRDSLEIDVAEITEGNNTVLQGDQYRQLIRNQLFPSTTIRGYYPMNISLATSKLQNKELPVIFDGEITTSRANLVADSATFIPEVVMAYGSQQSLEKLKGAVTEYTVFKNLKATSQLPVKINNVEGVKFIPSRVDIYIPIREYTERTIEVPITATHIPSNLDVKFFPSRANVTFSVTLDEYKKIVPEDFSIKLDYRKFHSNEDGRVELELTDAPSSIINPRISPTSVEFLFESKTKR, encoded by the coding sequence GTGATGGAAGTAAAAGCTATCATCAAGAAATGGCTCCCTGGGATTAAGGCCTTTTTTTCCACTGTCCAGTGGAAAAATGTACTGGCTTTCCTTTTCTTCCTGGTGCTGGCTTTTATTTTCTGGTTAATGCTCTTCTTTCAGAAAGAAAACGTAGAGGGCACTTACAGGATACCGTTAAAATATACGAACATCCCCGACGATGTGGTGTTTGACAACCCCTTACCTTCCTTTTTAGAGGTAAGTGTAGCCGATAATGGAGCGCAGATCTTTCGTCTCGATATGAGAAAAAGAGATTCACTCGAAATCGATGTTGCCGAAATTACTGAAGGCAACAATACGGTACTTCAGGGCGACCAGTACAGGCAACTCATTAGGAACCAGCTGTTTCCCAGCACCACTATAAGGGGTTATTATCCTATGAATATCTCTTTGGCAACCTCTAAGTTACAAAACAAAGAATTGCCTGTAATTTTTGATGGTGAGATTACCACAAGCAGGGCCAATTTAGTGGCAGACAGTGCGACCTTTATACCGGAAGTAGTAATGGCATACGGTTCCCAGCAGTCGCTAGAAAAGTTGAAAGGTGCCGTAACCGAATATACCGTATTCAAAAACCTGAAGGCCACTTCGCAACTGCCAGTCAAAATAAACAATGTAGAAGGGGTAAAATTTATACCTTCACGGGTAGATATATATATTCCCATACGTGAATATACAGAACGGACCATCGAGGTCCCCATTACCGCCACCCATATACCGTCAAACCTCGATGTAAAATTTTTCCCGTCACGCGCCAATGTCACTTTCTCTGTCACACTTGATGAGTATAAGAAGATCGTCCCGGAAGATTTCTCCATTAAGCTCGACTACAGGAAGTTTCATTCTAACGAGGATGGGCGTGTGGAACTTGAACTCACCGACGCACCCTCTTCTATTATCAATCCCCGTATTTCTCCCACTTCGGTGGAATTCCTGTTTGAAAGTAAGACTAAAAGATGA
- a CDS encoding aspartate kinase, whose translation MLTVEKIGGTSMSQFQDVLQNIIKGDRKGDELYNRIFVVSAYNNVTNWLLEHKKTGEPGIYNKFLNGEDYSSALDAFCQRLLLINDGFADYGLDLKEARDFIRFRVDQAKTVLYSLGKVLASGYVDPKAIHLAAREILASIGEAHSGWNSVNILNNNGINARFVDLCGFNDNESLTIDERIHKEFSDIDFSSVLCIATGYTKGTEGIMRAFDRGYSEVTFSKIAVEVKADEAVIHKEYHLSSADPKIVGVENSIPVGHTNYIIADQLADIGMEAIHPKAAKPLELAGINIRIKNTFEPNHPGTLISRDYISPEPRVEIVSGSRKVLAIEVHDPMMVGEVGFDGHLMQYFVKHEVSYILKSTNANSITMVVWDHEKSRELVKVLQEQFYQVRAEPMAIICAMGSNIALPGFLYRATKALYEKGINVESFAQSLMQVNMQFVIQRERYEDAVIALNEALCR comes from the coding sequence ATGCTGACAGTAGAAAAAATCGGGGGTACCTCCATGTCTCAATTTCAGGATGTGCTTCAAAACATTATCAAAGGGGATCGCAAGGGAGATGAACTATATAACCGCATCTTTGTGGTTTCGGCCTATAATAACGTAACCAACTGGTTACTTGAACACAAGAAGACCGGTGAGCCGGGCATTTACAATAAATTCCTGAATGGAGAGGATTATAGTAGCGCACTGGATGCGTTTTGTCAGCGTTTACTTCTGATCAATGATGGTTTTGCCGATTACGGGCTCGACCTGAAAGAGGCACGCGACTTTATTCGTTTTCGGGTGGATCAGGCCAAAACGGTGCTTTACAGCCTCGGGAAAGTGTTGGCATCGGGTTATGTAGATCCGAAAGCGATACATCTGGCTGCACGCGAAATTCTGGCATCCATCGGAGAAGCTCATTCAGGATGGAATTCCGTCAACATTCTTAATAACAACGGTATCAATGCCCGTTTTGTGGATCTGTGCGGATTTAATGATAATGAATCGTTGACTATTGATGAACGAATCCATAAGGAATTCAGCGATATAGATTTCAGCAGTGTACTTTGTATCGCTACAGGGTACACCAAAGGTACCGAGGGGATTATGCGTGCATTTGACCGGGGATATAGCGAAGTGACCTTCAGTAAGATCGCTGTGGAAGTGAAGGCCGATGAAGCGGTCATTCATAAGGAGTACCATCTCTCAAGTGCAGATCCCAAGATTGTGGGAGTGGAGAATAGTATTCCCGTAGGACATACCAATTATATCATTGCTGACCAGTTGGCCGACATCGGCATGGAGGCCATTCATCCCAAGGCAGCTAAACCATTGGAACTGGCAGGTATCAATATCCGTATAAAGAATACCTTTGAGCCCAATCATCCCGGAACACTTATATCACGTGATTATATCTCACCCGAACCCCGTGTGGAAATCGTTTCCGGTTCGCGAAAAGTGCTTGCCATCGAAGTGCACGACCCGATGATGGTGGGTGAAGTGGGTTTCGACGGGCATCTCATGCAATATTTTGTGAAGCATGAGGTGAGCTATATTCTGAAATCGACCAACGCCAACTCTATTACAATGGTGGTGTGGGATCATGAGAAGAGCAGGGAATTAGTCAAAGTCCTTCAGGAACAGTTTTATCAGGTTAGAGCAGAGCCGATGGCCATTATTTGTGCCATGGGTTCCAATATTGCACTTCCCGGATTCCTTTACAGGGCGACGAAAGCATTGTATGAGAAAGGGATCAACGTGGAAAGTTTTGCCCAGTCACTGATGCAGGTCAATATGCAGTTCGTGATCCAACGTGAACGGTATGAAGATGCGGTGATCGCACTGAACGAAGCGTTGTGCAGGTGA
- a CDS encoding Maf-like protein, translating to MSLFTNKYHLILASNSPRRKELLSGIDVEYEVLTLPDIDESYPDDIPHEEIPEYLAKKKASAYISMMQDDTLLITADTVVLLHGRILGKPLNKRDAKRMLKKLSGETHRVVTGVSLTSKQKQVCFSDTAHVTFGQLTDDEIDYYVEKYNPSDKAGAYGVQEWIGYVGVERIEGSYFNVMGLPIFKVYRELRRF from the coding sequence ATGAGTCTTTTTACAAATAAATATCACCTCATCCTCGCTTCCAATTCTCCGCGGAGAAAAGAGTTGCTTTCTGGAATTGACGTGGAATATGAAGTGCTGACTTTACCGGATATCGACGAGTCGTATCCCGACGACATCCCACATGAGGAAATTCCGGAATACCTTGCAAAGAAAAAAGCATCAGCATATATTTCAATGATGCAAGATGACACGCTGCTCATTACTGCCGATACGGTGGTATTGTTGCATGGCCGTATTCTTGGTAAACCGTTAAACAAGAGAGATGCAAAACGGATGCTTAAAAAACTCTCCGGAGAAACACATCGTGTGGTTACGGGAGTTTCCCTGACCTCGAAACAAAAACAGGTCTGTTTTTCGGATACGGCTCATGTTACATTCGGACAGTTGACGGACGATGAGATCGATTATTATGTGGAAAAATATAATCCATCGGACAAGGCAGGTGCTTACGGTGTGCAGGAGTGGATTGGCTATGTTGGAGTAGAGAGAATAGAAGGTTCTTACTTCAACGTGATGGGATTGCCCATTTTCAAGGTATACCGGGAATTGAGACGGTTTTAG
- the yajC gene encoding preprotein translocase subunit YajC — MIFMNVLLQAAPGGAGGMGGTLLMMVAIFAVFYFFMIRPQQKKQKELQKSREAMKAGDKVVTSGGIHGRIREVGDTWFLVEVADGVKLKFEKGSVYASPADVAQQTK, encoded by the coding sequence ATAATTTTTATGAATGTTTTATTACAAGCAGCGCCAGGTGGTGCAGGAGGCATGGGCGGTACCCTGTTAATGATGGTTGCCATTTTCGCCGTATTTTATTTCTTTATGATACGTCCGCAACAGAAAAAACAGAAAGAATTGCAGAAAAGCCGCGAAGCAATGAAAGCGGGAGATAAGGTTGTTACTTCAGGGGGTATCCATGGAAGGATCAGAGAGGTAGGCGACACATGGTTTTTAGTGGAAGTAGCTGATGGCGTAAAATTAAAATTTGAAAAGGGTTCAGTATACGCCTCACCGGCCGACGTAGCACAACAGACCAAGTAA
- the coaE gene encoding dephospho-CoA kinase (Dephospho-CoA kinase (CoaE) performs the final step in coenzyme A biosynthesis.), protein MIRIGITGGIGSGKSVVSEIFHLHGIPLYNADLEAKKLNDSSPYIREQLTLQIGKDLYIDDKLDRKKLASIIFHDSRKLAIVNSIIHPELARHFTAWCLQRRHYPMVILDAALLIEAGFHQFVDKVIMVQAPKELRIERVIQRDGSVRNEVEARMDSQLPEEEKIKYADYVICNDNRHSLIRQVSDLMKEVTKN, encoded by the coding sequence ATGATAAGGATTGGTATCACAGGAGGAATAGGGAGTGGCAAGTCTGTTGTATCAGAAATTTTCCATCTGCACGGGATTCCTTTGTACAATGCTGATCTGGAAGCAAAAAAACTGAACGATTCATCACCTTATATCCGAGAACAACTGACATTACAAATTGGAAAAGACCTCTATATAGATGACAAGCTCGATAGAAAAAAGTTAGCTTCTATCATATTTCATGATAGCCGCAAGTTGGCCATTGTCAATTCCATTATCCATCCCGAACTGGCAAGGCATTTTACGGCATGGTGCCTGCAACGGAGACATTACCCTATGGTGATCCTCGACGCCGCCCTGCTTATAGAGGCGGGTTTTCACCAATTTGTAGATAAAGTGATTATGGTACAAGCCCCAAAAGAGCTTCGCATTGAAAGGGTCATTCAACGTGACGGGTCGGTACGCAATGAGGTAGAAGCCCGGATGGACAGCCAACTCCCTGAAGAGGAAAAAATAAAATATGCCGATTATGTGATCTGTAATGACAACCGGCATTCACTCATCAGGCAAGTCTCAGACCTGATGAAAGAGGTAACTAAAAATTGA
- a CDS encoding winged helix-turn-helix domain-containing protein — translation MVEQIGINAGKVWTILDENGRQNVKEIKKATKLTDKDLYAALGWLAREGKVALEAEEKEVFASLS, via the coding sequence ATGGTTGAACAAATTGGAATCAACGCCGGTAAGGTATGGACAATTCTGGACGAGAATGGCCGGCAGAATGTAAAAGAGATCAAAAAAGCAACGAAATTAACCGACAAAGACCTCTACGCAGCACTGGGATGGCTGGCAAGAGAAGGAAAAGTTGCTTTGGAAGCCGAAGAAAAAGAAGTCTTCGCATCATTGAGCTGA
- a CDS encoding 50S ribosomal protein L25/general stress protein Ctc has product MKTFELKGEIRDDFGKKAARAYRSEGLIPCVVYGGHGEGNVNFVVKQGDVRKLIYTPEVFLVNLDLGEKKLQAIVKELQFHPVKDTILHIDFLHVVENAPVVIEIPVRLTGLAAGVRAGGKLSLDTRKLKVKALPSKLPEELVVNVEKLELGKSIQVGQLNFEDVEILNAKNAVVCRVQLTRAARGAAAKADN; this is encoded by the coding sequence ATGAAAACATTTGAATTGAAAGGCGAGATCAGAGACGATTTCGGAAAAAAAGCGGCCAGGGCATATCGCAGCGAAGGGCTGATCCCGTGTGTTGTATATGGCGGACATGGCGAAGGGAATGTGAACTTCGTTGTGAAGCAAGGAGATGTTCGCAAGTTGATTTATACTCCGGAGGTCTTCCTGGTAAATCTCGACCTTGGAGAAAAGAAATTACAAGCCATTGTAAAAGAATTGCAATTTCATCCGGTAAAAGATACTATTCTTCATATCGACTTCCTGCATGTGGTTGAAAATGCACCTGTAGTGATTGAAATCCCTGTTCGTCTGACTGGTCTGGCTGCTGGTGTGAGAGCCGGTGGTAAGTTGTCGCTCGATACACGTAAGCTGAAAGTGAAGGCGTTGCCGTCTAAATTGCCTGAAGAACTTGTAGTAAACGTAGAGAAGCTGGAATTGGGTAAATCTATTCAGGTTGGCCAGTTAAACTTCGAGGATGTTGAAATATTGAATGCCAAAAATGCGGTTGTTTGCCGTGTGCAGTTGACACGTGCCGCAAGAGGGGCAGCAGCAAAGGCTGATAATTAA
- a CDS encoding RNA-binding S4 domain-containing protein, with the protein MDEVRIDKWLWAVRIFKTRTAASEACKKGRVVISSVAVKPSRNIRAGEIIEVRKPPVTFSFKVLALTDKRMGATKVPEFMENVTPPDQYELLELNRISGFVDRQRGAGRPTKKERRDLEQFTDSFDFDEFDF; encoded by the coding sequence ATGGATGAAGTAAGGATAGATAAATGGTTATGGGCAGTGCGTATCTTTAAGACACGTACTGCTGCTTCCGAAGCCTGCAAGAAAGGGCGGGTGGTGATCAGTAGTGTTGCCGTAAAACCTTCAAGGAATATCAGGGCAGGGGAGATCATTGAAGTGCGAAAACCGCCGGTCACTTTTTCATTCAAGGTGCTGGCATTGACCGATAAACGCATGGGTGCAACCAAAGTGCCCGAGTTCATGGAAAACGTGACCCCTCCCGACCAATACGAACTGCTGGAGTTGAACCGGATCAGCGGATTTGTCGACAGGCAAAGGGGAGCCGGCCGTCCTACCAAGAAAGAGCGGCGCGACCTGGAGCAGTTTACCGACTCCTTCGATTTTGACGAATTTGATTTTTAA
- a CDS encoding beta-N-acetylhexosaminidase, with translation MKKRIFILVLMLVGISVMAQQQERNISIIPEPVSLLKKGGHYVLPDEIIISSPADKETAYISRLLKEKLSTAPGKKVKVTTSAANANIQILLNKTADKEIGNEGYRLEVAPGKVVLKANKPAGLLYGVQTFFQLLPPQIESDKREENVSWQIPVVEIVDYPRVKWRGLMLDVSRHFFTVDEVKQFIDNMVKYKYNIFHWHLTDDEGWRIEIKSLPKLTEVGAWRTGQIGWFGSLSDPDPDAAKSYGGFYTQDEIKEVINYAMERNVQVMPEIDVPGHASAILAAYPELACFPESGDHFVRTGAPFLDWNTGGRPAAIYENTLCPANENVYEFMDKVITEVAELFPFEYIHTGGDEAPYTFWEKSPAVKQLMAREGIENMAGVQSYFGKRVEQIILSKRKKMMGWDEILEGGITPTTALMSWRGIEHGIEASKSGHYVVMSPTNYVYIDYMQGDRSTEPIVYNSLRLNQTYQFDPIPEGANAQYILGGQANLWTEQVYNIRQVEYMVWPRGFAVAESLWSPKEKKEWNRFVAKTEDHFARFDFAQTKYSPAMYDPIVTVTKEGEELVVTLTTEIEGLDIYTSFDASTPDNFYPVYKEPLRIPKDAYVMRIITYRDGKPIGRLMSISAEELRKRVK, from the coding sequence ATGAAGAAAAGAATTTTTATACTTGTACTTATGTTGGTCGGTATATCGGTTATGGCACAGCAACAGGAACGGAATATTTCTATTATCCCCGAACCTGTTTCGCTTCTTAAGAAAGGAGGGCATTATGTGTTGCCCGATGAAATAATTATTTCAAGTCCGGCAGACAAAGAGACTGCCTACATAAGCCGATTATTGAAAGAAAAACTTTCAACGGCACCCGGGAAAAAAGTGAAGGTAACCACCTCCGCTGCCAATGCGAATATCCAGATCTTATTGAATAAGACGGCCGATAAGGAGATTGGCAACGAAGGATACCGGTTAGAGGTTGCACCCGGGAAAGTGGTACTAAAAGCCAATAAGCCTGCCGGCCTGTTGTATGGGGTGCAAACGTTTTTCCAGCTTTTACCTCCCCAGATCGAGAGTGATAAAAGGGAGGAGAATGTTTCATGGCAGATACCGGTGGTGGAGATTGTGGATTATCCCCGGGTAAAATGGAGGGGATTGATGCTTGATGTCTCACGTCATTTTTTCACGGTAGATGAGGTAAAGCAATTTATCGATAATATGGTGAAATATAAATACAATATATTTCACTGGCACCTTACTGATGACGAAGGTTGGCGTATTGAGATCAAGAGCCTGCCGAAACTGACAGAGGTGGGGGCCTGGCGCACCGGGCAGATAGGCTGGTTCGGCAGCCTTTCCGATCCTGATCCCGATGCTGCTAAGAGCTATGGCGGTTTTTATACCCAGGATGAAATTAAAGAGGTGATTAACTATGCTATGGAGCGCAATGTCCAGGTGATGCCTGAAATAGACGTGCCGGGACACGCTTCTGCGATACTCGCAGCCTATCCCGAATTGGCCTGTTTCCCGGAGAGTGGAGACCATTTTGTGCGTACGGGTGCTCCTTTCCTCGACTGGAATACCGGAGGGCGACCTGCTGCCATTTATGAGAATACGCTTTGCCCTGCCAATGAAAACGTCTATGAATTCATGGATAAGGTGATTACTGAAGTGGCGGAACTTTTCCCGTTTGAGTACATTCATACCGGTGGCGACGAAGCTCCCTATACTTTCTGGGAAAAGAGCCCGGCTGTCAAACAGTTAATGGCCCGTGAAGGAATAGAAAATATGGCTGGCGTACAATCCTATTTCGGTAAACGGGTAGAACAGATCATTCTTTCCAAAAGGAAAAAAATGATGGGTTGGGACGAGATCCTTGAAGGCGGTATCACACCCACTACCGCATTGATGAGTTGGCGTGGGATTGAACATGGGATTGAAGCTTCCAAATCGGGACATTATGTAGTGATGAGTCCGACTAATTATGTATATATCGATTATATGCAGGGTGATCGTTCTACTGAGCCAATTGTATATAACAGTCTGCGATTGAATCAAACCTATCAATTCGACCCTATACCGGAAGGTGCCAATGCACAGTATATATTGGGTGGACAGGCAAACTTGTGGACTGAACAGGTATATAATATCCGTCAGGTGGAATACATGGTCTGGCCGCGCGGATTTGCTGTGGCTGAATCACTCTGGTCTCCAAAAGAAAAAAAGGAATGGAATCGTTTCGTTGCTAAGACAGAAGATCATTTTGCACGTTTCGATTTTGCGCAGACTAAATATTCCCCGGCGATGTACGATCCTATTGTAACAGTCACAAAGGAAGGGGAGGAACTTGTGGTGACACTCACCACAGAAATCGAAGGACTGGATATTTACACCAGTTTCGATGCTTCTACTCCTGACAATTTCTATCCGGTCTATAAGGAACCTTTACGGATTCCGAAAGATGCTTATGTAATGAGGATTATTACTTATCGTGACGGGAAACCTATCGGGCGACTGATGAGTATTTCCGCAGAGGAACTCAGGAAAAGAGTAAAATAA
- the nusB gene encoding transcription antitermination factor NusB, with the protein MINRNLIRIRVVQLVYAWYQNTNRDLRNAEKELLFGLQKSYDLYYFLLLLMVELTDTYQNRIETKRNKFLPTEEDLHPNTHLIDNKFILQLRENKQFQKQLAERPMSWESNEAFIKSLLDEILSSETYKEYTAIASPSYEEDQEFWRKTFKQFIYVNEELDDILEDECIYWNDDVEIVQTFVMKTIKRFSPKNGDKQPLLPMFKDEEDKEYALKLLHNSILDEKEYRGLIEKHTEKWDFDRIAFMDLIIMQVALTEIFTFESIPTNVSLNEYIEIAKSYSTPKSGTFINGILDAIVQEIKKEKRIFKN; encoded by the coding sequence ATGATTAACAGGAATTTAATTCGTATCAGGGTTGTACAATTGGTTTATGCTTGGTACCAAAATACGAATAGAGATTTGCGTAACGCTGAAAAAGAATTATTGTTCGGCTTACAAAAATCATATGATCTTTATTATTTTCTACTTCTTCTGATGGTAGAGCTCACCGATACGTATCAAAACAGAATTGAGACAAAACGGAATAAATTTTTGCCGACGGAGGAGGATCTGCATCCCAACACCCATCTTATTGACAATAAGTTCATCCTGCAGTTGCGCGAGAACAAACAGTTCCAAAAACAGCTTGCGGAACGTCCTATGTCATGGGAGTCTAACGAGGCATTTATCAAGAGCCTGTTAGACGAGATTTTATCTTCGGAAACTTACAAAGAGTATACGGCGATTGCTTCTCCCTCTTACGAAGAGGACCAGGAGTTCTGGCGGAAAACGTTCAAACAGTTTATCTACGTGAACGAAGAGCTGGATGATATTTTGGAGGATGAGTGCATTTATTGGAATGACGATGTGGAGATCGTACAAACTTTTGTAATGAAGACCATCAAGCGGTTTTCTCCAAAGAATGGCGATAAACAACCTCTGCTACCAATGTTTAAGGACGAAGAAGATAAGGAGTACGCGTTGAAGTTACTCCATAATTCCATATTGGACGAGAAGGAATATCGCGGACTCATCGAGAAACATACCGAAAAGTGGGACTTCGACCGCATTGCATTCATGGATCTTATCATAATGCAGGTAGCACTTACCGAAATATTTACATTTGAGTCTATTCCAACCAATGTTTCACTAAACGAATATATCGAGATCGCCAAATCATACAGTACACCCAAAAGCGGCACCTTTATCAATGGAATTTTGGATGCGATTGTACAGGAGATAAAAAAAGAAAAGCGTATCTTTAAAAATTAA
- the pth gene encoding aminoacyl-tRNA hydrolase, giving the protein MKYLIAGLGNIGPDYEQTRHNIGFMVLDAFAKASNAVFEDRRYGFVTEMRLRNKSLILLKPSTFMNLSGNAIRYWLQKEKIENRNLLVVVDDLALPFGALRMKLKGSDAGHNGLKHIQDLIGQNYPRLRFGIGDNFPRGGQVDYVLDRFSEEEQRLLPERIDMAVDMIRSFCLAGIHITMNQYNNR; this is encoded by the coding sequence ATGAAATATTTGATTGCGGGATTGGGCAATATCGGACCCGATTATGAGCAAACCCGCCACAATATTGGATTTATGGTATTGGACGCTTTTGCTAAAGCGTCCAATGCTGTTTTTGAGGACAGGCGATACGGGTTTGTTACAGAGATGCGGCTTAGAAATAAATCGCTTATCCTGCTCAAACCTTCTACCTTTATGAATCTGAGCGGGAATGCTATCCGCTACTGGTTGCAGAAGGAAAAGATCGAAAACCGGAATCTACTGGTGGTGGTTGATGATCTGGCTTTACCCTTCGGTGCATTACGAATGAAATTGAAGGGGAGTGATGCAGGCCATAATGGTTTAAAGCATATCCAGGATCTGATAGGACAGAATTATCCACGGCTCAGATTCGGGATTGGAGATAATTTCCCGCGAGGCGGACAGGTAGATTATGTCCTGGACCGGTTTTCGGAAGAAGAACAGCGATTGTTACCCGAACGGATCGATATGGCAGTAGACATGATCCGCAGCTTTTGTCTGGCGGGTATTCATATTACAATGAATCAGTACAATAACCGGTAG
- a CDS encoding winged helix-turn-helix domain-containing protein, producing the protein MIEHLEDINKAFESKVRLGIMSVLMVNDEIDFNSLKELLGVTDGNLASHTRALESLEYIVVKKQFVGRKPRTTFARTGKGEKAFREHLQALESFLNKVER; encoded by the coding sequence ATGATTGAACATCTGGAAGATATCAATAAAGCATTCGAGAGCAAAGTCCGGCTTGGGATTATGTCGGTTCTCATGGTGAATGATGAGATCGATTTTAATTCACTGAAGGAATTGCTGGGAGTGACCGACGGTAATCTGGCGAGCCATACCCGGGCACTGGAAAGCCTGGAATACATCGTTGTGAAGAAACAATTTGTCGGCAGAAAACCGAGGACCACATTCGCTCGAACCGGAAAAGGAGAGAAGGCGTTTCGGGAACATCTTCAGGCATTGGAGTCTTTTTTGAATAAGGTGGAACGGTGA